The Amphiura filiformis chromosome 12, Afil_fr2py, whole genome shotgun sequence genome includes a region encoding these proteins:
- the LOC140165657 gene encoding NLR family CARD domain-containing protein 4-like, giving the protein MDPPLVMISYQWDAQKRMLKLKDELMKAGYAVWMDVDKMQGNLDDRMSEAVEKASVILTCFSSKYQTSTSCKKEAQYGDYLKKPIIPLKYEEYQPTGWLGLLINPLLYYDVQTDETMMQELPKIVKAVEQKVSVHHEDLVTGLTSHVSVRSNSLDLEVCQQELQTFYQQEMGTVQLLPWGDEVIDMDTIFVNLTLAVDEKQSLRGSREDIERVEDMLALKSRTGQRASRILLRGFAGSGKSTAMAKIAYDWAKYHDSGGSVVSNVFYQYKLLFILSLREIESNETLTDAIVDQILPQDTQISKQHLEDFILAHSKETLILLDGLDEYPMERLQKKVTGDIESILANKKLRDACVVVTTRPQKVEDLGEHQKQYIHVKLSGFSEENVEVYIKKFFQDSQTKAKRLIKVLEQSPSIKVLAQIPVMLLMLCLLWSDAQKLPDTHTALYEQAVLYLWKRYRRSADVTDKDDDFEEVLSHLGRVGLDGLTSEGKLVFLESDFPAEVLMEACKAGLLTKERLRSKLNVSNSISFLHKSVQEYCAAYFWAALADNDVDLFQSYLQRIGDDSQVFAQVELLTFCCGMSEKAASLILPHVVQVFKYRTEESLRIGGITQTAEKIFGHFSACFVKVGSNMK; this is encoded by the exons ATGG ATCCTCCACTGGTAATGATTAGCTACCAGTGGGATGCACAAAAACGGATGCTGAAACTGAAAGATGAGCTAATGAAGGCTGGATACGCTGTGTGGATGGATGTTGACAAGATGC AGGGCAACCTTGACGATCGCATGTCTGAAGCCGTTGAGAAAGCATCCGTTATCCTGAcatgtttttcaagcaaataccAAACGAGTACAAGTTGCAAGAAAG AGGCCCAATATGGTGATTACCTCAAGAAACCTATCATTCCACTGAAGTATGAAGAATACCAGCCTACAGGGTGGCTTGGGCTGCTGATTAACCCGCTGCTCTACTACGACGTACAAACAGACGAAACCATGATGCAAGAGCTGCCCAAAATCGTCAAAGCCGTAGAACAAAAGGTTTCAGTGCATCACGAAG ATTTGGTAACTGGCCTAACGTCCCATGTGTCCGTCAGATCCAATTCATTGGATCTTGAGGTATGTCAACAGGAGCTTCAGACATTCTACCAACAAGAAATGGGAACCGTCCAATTGTTGCCATGGGGAGATGAGGTGATAGATATGGACACTATATTTGTAAACCTTACACTAGCAGTAGACGAGAAGCAATCGTTAAGAGGTAGTAGGGAAGATATTGAAAGAGTTGAAGATATGTTGGCGCTTAAAAGTAGAACAGGTCAAAGGGCAAGTAGAATATTACTGAGAGGGTTTGCAGGAAGTGGTAAATCAACCGCAATGGCGAAAATAGCTTACGATTGGGCCAAGTACCATGATAGTGGGGGTAGTGTAGtaagtaatgtgttttaccaataCAAATTACTGTTCATACTTAGCTTGAGGGAGATTGAAAGCAATGAAACGCTGACTGATGCGATAGTTGATCAAATTCTTCCACAAGATACACAAATATCAAAGCAGCATCTAGAAGATTTTATCCTAGCACACAGTAAGGAAACGTTGATCCTGCTCGATGGTCTTGACGAATATCCGATGGAGCGACTTCAGAAGAAGGTGACAGGGGACATCGAAAGCATActagctaataaaaaattgagAGATGCTTGTGTAGTTGTCACGACTAGACCACAGAAGGTGGAAGACTTGGGAGAACACCAGAAGCAGTACATCCACGTAAAGCTCAGTGGGTTTTCTGAGGAAAACGTTGAAGTCTATATCAAGAAATTCTTCCAAGATAGTCAAACGAAGGCCAAGAGATTGATCAAAGTCTTAGAGCAGTCTCCGTCAATTAAAGTTTTGGCACAAATTCCGGTGATGTTACTGATGCTGTGTCTGCTGTGGAGTGATGCTCAAAAGCTCCCAGATACTCATACAGCACTGTACGAGCAAGCTGTTCTGTACTTATGGAAACGATATCGAAGAAGTGCCGATGTCACCGACAAAGATGATGACTTTGAAGAAGTTCTTTCTCATCTGGGAAGAGTAGGTTTGGATGGTCTTACATCAGAGGGAAAACTTGTTTTCTTGGAAAGTGATTTCCCTGCGGAAGTCTTAATGGAAGCCTGCAAAGCTGGCCTGCTGACAAAAGAGCGGTTGAGATCAAAGTTGAACGTCAGCAATTCGATAAGCTTCTTGCATAAATCTGTCCAAGAGTACTGTGCGGCATATTTCTGGGCAGCCCTTGCCGATAATGATGTCGATTTATTCCAGTCGTATCTTCAGCGTATTGGTGACGATTCGCAAGTCTTTGCTCAGGTAGAGTTGTTGACCTTTTGCTGCGGTATGAGTGAGAAAGCAGCGTCATTGATTTTGCCTCACGTGGTTCAAGTTTTCAAGTATCGTACAGAGGAAAGTCTTCGTATAGGTGGAATAACACAAACCGCGGAAAAGATATTTGGCCACTTTTCCGCATGCTTCGTGAAAGTGGGCTCAAATATGAAGTAG